The Plasmodium malariae genome assembly, chromosome: 3 genome window below encodes:
- the PmUG01_03035100 gene encoding fam-l protein encodes MEKKMMILLRIKIYAFILLSWTYYFKNDISIFKMSEFDNYQIEKKIDASTYRILAKYKQDKDSCAVYLQEYIQKYGSSEKRYVSNNEEKNPETKKQSNGSASVNEGGHKQHVKNKSFMFETKAYSRIEKKIFKELDYLDFLQNNRTISDKFFRKIIFKKYKVRICLLLFIFFFLSFSIILDFSCGYGIIRGLLEILNTTLEKEWSKPLRAFLQKLNLDFLWYTSKVNVMKNGTSTPTPWTFITKPFLGYIIYFIPFLVLGITIILGIFYYHKKVKKYQEIKFKKR; translated from the exons atggaaaaaaaaatgatgatacTTTTacgtattaaaatttatgcgTTTATACTTTTATCCTGGACatactattttaaaaatgacata agTATATTTAAGATGTCTGAGTTTGATAACTACCagattgaaaaaaaaatagatgcAAGCACATATAGGAtactagcaaaatataaacaggATAAGGATTCATGTGCTGTATATTTACaagaatatatacaaaaatatggATCAAGCGAAAAAAGGTACGTATctaataatgaagaaaaaaaccCGGAAACAAAAAAGCAGTCAAATGGAAGCGCATCAGTGAATGAAGGAGGTCATAAGCAACatgtgaaaaataaatcttttatGTTTGAAACAAAAGCATATTCTcgtatagaaaaaaaaatattcaaagaattAGATTACTTAGATTTTCTTCAAAACAACAGAACTATTAGTGATAAGTTTttcagaaaaattatatttaaaaaatacaaagtaCGAATTTGTTTACTTTTATTCATATTCTTCTTTCTATCATTCTCAATAATATTAGATTTTTCTTGTGGCTATGGAATTATTCGGGGGTTgttagaaatattaaatacaaCACTAGAAAAAGAATGGTCAAAACCCTTACGTGCTTTCTTGCAGAAACTCAATTTAGACTTTTTGTGGTATACATCTAAGGTCAATGTTATGAAAAATGGAACTTCAACTCCTACACCATGGACATTTATAACTAAACCATTTCTaggttatataatttattttatacctTTCTTAGTACTGGGTATCACCATTATATTAGGAATTTTTTActaccataaaaaagtaaaaaaatatcaagaAATTAAGTTCAAGAAAAGGTAA
- the PmUG01_03035200 gene encoding fam-m protein — MEHKIKLFLFIKIYALIGLTWICDLSNNGKFNKYFYDNYNNDRKLGIRKYRLLAKYKLDKDSNIAHLKGDSINNERCKKNYVSSCEKWANEKNKKNNRNLLNKAQYYTEVVDYNSGMFDGKHFHFEKKWIKKKNYDNLVERNRRICDIALKKIKFRSYGFGVAQYFIFLLFGVGLAVLPTFEFWSSVGEKIKSSSLLGTLYDTLNSLKDYQRFYIYLGIYSVIMIMLSVILITGIYKILRNNEKYNKIKLMTE; from the exons ATGgaacataaaattaagttattcttgtttattaaaatatatgctcTCATAGGTTTAACTTGGATATGTGATCTTAGCAATaac ggAAAGTTTAACAAATATTTCTATGACAACTACAATAATGATAGAAAATTAGGTATAAGAAAATATCGATtattagcaaaatataaactaGATAAGGATTCAAATATTGCGCATTTAAAAGGGGattcaataaataatgaaaggtgcaaaaaaaattatgtatctAGTTGTGAAAAATGGGCTAAcgaaaagaacaaaaaaaataatagaaatttattaaataaggcGCAATATTATACAGAAGTTGTGGATTATAATAGTGGAatgtttgatggaaaacatttccattttgaaaaaaaatggataaaaaagaaaaattatgataatttagTTGAACGAAATAGAAGAATTTGTGACatagctttaaaaaaaataaaatttagaagtTACGGTTTCGGAGTTGctcaatattttatttttttgttgtttggAGTAGGATTAGCAGTATTGCCAACTTTTGAGTTTTGGAGTAGTGTGGGGGAGAAGATTAAAAGCTCCTCATTATTAGGTACTTTGTATGATACTTTAAATAGTTTGAAGGACTATCAacgtttttatatttacttaggAATATATAGTGTAATTATGATTATGTTATCTGTTATACTTATAACTGGAATATATAagattttaagaaataatgaaaaatataataaaattaaattaatgacGGAGTAA